Proteins found in one Corynebacterium canis genomic segment:
- a CDS encoding YbhB/YbcL family Raf kinase inhibitor-like protein has product MSTYIDSRFPGPDPYAAMPKPSFPLHSKDLSDGDELPKGDVSPHLSWTPPEGTKSIAITCFDPDAPTASGYWHWAVFNIPADITEIPRGAGGIEDLGIKGVVTLKGDSGIRGFYGPNPPAGHAPHRYLFAVHAVDVEHLDIDPDATPTVLGFNLFFHSLGRAILWGWHENQ; this is encoded by the coding sequence ATGAGTACTTACATTGATTCCCGGTTCCCTGGCCCCGACCCGTATGCGGCGATGCCGAAGCCTTCCTTCCCGCTGCATTCGAAAGACCTTTCCGATGGTGACGAGTTGCCCAAGGGCGATGTTTCCCCGCACCTGAGCTGGACCCCGCCGGAAGGCACCAAATCCATCGCTATCACCTGCTTCGACCCGGACGCCCCGACCGCCAGCGGGTACTGGCACTGGGCCGTGTTTAATATCCCGGCGGACATCACGGAGATCCCGCGCGGCGCGGGCGGAATCGAAGATTTGGGCATCAAGGGCGTGGTGACGCTGAAGGGCGATTCCGGCATTCGCGGTTTCTATGGTCCGAACCCGCCGGCGGGGCATGCGCCGCACCGCTATCTGTTCGCGGTGCACGCGGTGGATGTGGAACACTTGGATATTGACCCCGACGCTACCCCCACTGTGCTGGGATTCAACCTGTTCTTCCACTCCCTCGGGCGTGCGATTCTTTGGGGCTGGCACGAGAATCAGTAG
- a CDS encoding quinone-dependent dihydroorotate dehydrogenase has protein sequence MAHPFRIKAYETALKGMFLLQPERIHHLMTDGLGALQFAGPVNRLLGKFLPVDDPVLSQNVFGVTVPRPLGLAAGFDKNATASDVWSSIGFGYAELGTVTASPQSGNPAPRLFRLPRDKAILNRMGFNNDGAAAVADNLRRRRSRDIIGINIGKTKVVPAADAVDDYRCSARFLGSLADYLVVNVSSPNTPGLRDLQAVESLRPILVAVQEVVPIPVLVKIAPDLSDEDVDAVADLAVELGLAGIVATNTTISRDGLTTPAAEVEAMGAGGISGPPVAARSLEILKRLYARVGGKLVLISVGGIVTPQQAWERITSGATLLQGYTGLIYGGPDWIRDIHLGIADQIRAHGLTNISEAIGSGLEWKD, from the coding sequence ATGGCACATCCGTTCCGAATCAAAGCCTATGAAACCGCCTTGAAAGGCATGTTTTTGCTCCAACCCGAGCGAATTCACCACCTGATGACCGATGGACTGGGCGCCCTGCAATTCGCCGGCCCCGTCAACCGCCTGCTGGGGAAATTCCTGCCGGTGGATGATCCGGTGCTTTCCCAAAACGTCTTCGGGGTCACCGTGCCGCGCCCGCTGGGGCTCGCCGCCGGGTTCGACAAAAACGCCACCGCTTCGGACGTGTGGTCGAGCATCGGGTTCGGGTACGCGGAGCTGGGTACCGTCACCGCCTCCCCGCAAAGCGGCAACCCCGCTCCCCGGCTGTTCCGGCTGCCCCGCGACAAAGCGATCCTAAACCGCATGGGCTTTAACAACGATGGCGCGGCCGCCGTAGCGGACAATCTGCGGCGGCGCCGCAGCCGCGATATCATCGGCATTAATATCGGCAAAACCAAGGTCGTCCCGGCCGCCGACGCCGTGGATGATTACCGCTGCTCCGCCCGCTTTTTGGGCAGCCTCGCCGACTACCTCGTGGTCAATGTGTCCTCCCCGAACACCCCCGGGCTGCGGGACCTGCAGGCCGTGGAATCCCTGCGCCCCATCCTGGTGGCGGTGCAGGAAGTGGTGCCCATCCCCGTGCTGGTAAAGATCGCCCCGGATCTTTCCGATGAAGACGTGGACGCCGTCGCGGATCTCGCGGTGGAGCTAGGCCTAGCCGGCATCGTGGCCACCAATACCACGATCTCGCGCGACGGTTTGACCACCCCGGCCGCCGAGGTGGAGGCCATGGGCGCGGGCGGCATTTCCGGCCCCCCGGTGGCGGCCCGCAGCCTGGAGATCCTCAAACGTTTGTACGCCCGCGTGGGCGGCAAGCTGGTGCTGATCAGCGTCGGCGGGATTGTTACCCCGCAACAGGCCTGGGAACGCATTACCAGCGGCGCCACCCTGCTGCAGGGCTACACGGGGTTGATTTACGGCGGCCCGGATTGGATCCGCGATATCCACCTAGGCATCGCGGACCAGATTCGCGCCCATGGCCTGACCAATATTTCGGAGGCCATCGGCAGCGGCTTGGAGTGGAAGGATTAG
- a CDS encoding SMP-30/gluconolactonase/LRE family protein has product MRVTVALLAALLAGCSSVETLKASEEQAAAMGNATPVSSPDGAKPDGKVSEIAANNIAIAGKTLAIVQGSTLRIGSLDDIVADKAKSLNLNGECGEPTASGASFVLACGTDVFRIDAADPSLDNKLTGERPFSSAVVTSTGEVIAGGTDRGDLTIFANNEQHTVAVGQRTDQLVITPTDSVAAINREQTAIQGVLWKDRTHGAALRVGVGVGKVAPGDGDVVFATDTSGDQLAVYTLDPVIRLHQTAPVADSPWGLTWDKDNNVVWVASTGTNTITAYSINTGVPEEKGTLKTIANARAVAIDADGNLLVGSDSELQVLDADTLTNALS; this is encoded by the coding sequence ATGCGAGTAACAGTGGCACTCTTGGCAGCATTGCTCGCCGGATGCTCCAGCGTGGAAACCCTCAAAGCAAGCGAAGAACAAGCGGCGGCGATGGGAAACGCCACGCCTGTGAGCTCCCCCGATGGCGCGAAACCCGACGGCAAAGTGTCCGAAATCGCGGCGAACAATATTGCTATCGCCGGGAAAACGCTTGCCATTGTCCAAGGTTCCACCCTCCGCATCGGCTCCCTGGACGATATCGTCGCGGACAAGGCAAAGTCGCTGAACCTCAACGGCGAATGCGGGGAACCCACGGCGAGCGGCGCATCATTCGTACTGGCTTGCGGCACCGACGTGTTTCGTATCGACGCCGCGGACCCCAGCCTGGACAATAAACTCACCGGGGAGCGGCCCTTCAGCAGCGCTGTTGTGACCTCCACCGGTGAGGTGATTGCGGGCGGCACGGACCGCGGGGATCTCACCATTTTTGCGAACAATGAACAGCACACGGTCGCGGTGGGCCAGCGCACTGACCAGCTGGTTATTACCCCGACAGACTCCGTGGCCGCGATCAATCGGGAGCAGACCGCCATCCAGGGCGTGTTGTGGAAAGACCGCACGCACGGGGCCGCGTTGCGCGTCGGAGTGGGTGTGGGCAAGGTCGCGCCGGGCGATGGTGACGTGGTGTTCGCCACCGATACTAGCGGTGACCAGCTTGCCGTATATACGCTCGATCCCGTGATCCGGCTACACCAAACCGCCCCTGTTGCGGACAGCCCTTGGGGCTTGACCTGGGACAAGGACAACAACGTGGTGTGGGTGGCGTCTACTGGGACCAATACGATCACCGCCTACAGCATTAACACTGGTGTTCCCGAGGAGAAAGGCACACTCAAAACCATCGCAAACGCCCGCGCGGTGGCGATCGACGCTGACGGCAATCTTTTGGTGGGCAGCGATTCCGAGCTTCAAGTCTTGGACGCTGACACCCTTACAAACGCATTGAGCTAG
- the mshC gene encoding cysteine--1-D-myo-inosityl 2-amino-2-deoxy-alpha-D-glucopyranoside ligase translates to MYSWPEPEVPKLAGAAVPLQLFDTADGEVRPVVVDGTAGMFVCGITPYDATHLGHAATYIAFDLIYRQLLDNGYDVHYVQNVTDVDEPLFARAERDGVDWRELGTEQIDLFRSDMEQLRILPPRDYVSVMHAVDEVIELVNRLIARGAVYELEGDLYASIDATSNFGYESNYDQPTMLAFFAERGGDPDRPGKRHPLDALVWRKSKDGEPEWDAPFGPGRPGWHIECSAIATNRLGPSFAIQGGGKDLIFPHHEFSAAHAEAALGCSRMAGHYVHAGMLTLGGRKMSKSLGNLLFVSKLVAAGHDPRAIRLGIISGHYRASREWTEELLAAAEERLERWERAVEKPSDEEAAQELVQLVRACLANDLDTPSAIAAIDAWADDISGAGSGGEIVGAALDALFGLNMRGEE, encoded by the coding sequence ATGTATTCGTGGCCTGAACCAGAAGTACCCAAGCTTGCGGGTGCGGCTGTACCTTTGCAATTGTTTGATACCGCCGACGGCGAAGTGCGCCCAGTGGTAGTGGACGGCACCGCTGGAATGTTTGTTTGTGGCATCACGCCCTATGATGCGACGCACCTGGGCCACGCTGCCACCTATATCGCATTCGATTTGATCTATCGGCAGCTGCTGGATAACGGGTATGACGTGCATTACGTGCAAAACGTCACCGATGTTGATGAACCATTGTTCGCCCGCGCCGAACGCGATGGCGTGGATTGGCGGGAGCTGGGCACCGAGCAGATCGACCTGTTCCGGTCCGATATGGAGCAGCTGCGGATTCTGCCGCCGCGCGACTATGTCAGCGTGATGCACGCCGTGGATGAGGTCATCGAATTGGTGAACCGCCTTATCGCCAGGGGAGCCGTCTACGAATTGGAGGGCGACCTTTACGCGAGCATCGACGCCACCAGCAATTTCGGCTATGAATCCAATTACGATCAGCCCACCATGCTGGCCTTTTTCGCGGAGCGCGGCGGCGACCCAGACCGCCCGGGAAAGCGGCACCCGCTGGATGCCCTCGTGTGGCGGAAATCCAAGGATGGCGAGCCCGAATGGGACGCGCCCTTTGGGCCGGGGCGGCCGGGCTGGCACATCGAATGCTCGGCGATCGCAACGAACCGCTTGGGGCCGAGCTTTGCCATTCAAGGCGGCGGCAAGGATCTGATCTTCCCGCACCACGAGTTTTCCGCGGCGCATGCGGAGGCCGCGCTGGGTTGCTCCCGCATGGCGGGCCACTATGTGCACGCAGGCATGCTCACCCTCGGCGGCCGCAAGATGAGCAAATCGCTGGGCAATCTGCTGTTTGTGTCCAAATTGGTGGCCGCAGGCCACGATCCGCGCGCTATCCGCCTGGGCATTATTTCTGGGCATTATCGGGCGTCCCGCGAATGGACCGAAGAATTATTGGCGGCGGCGGAGGAGCGCTTGGAGCGGTGGGAACGCGCCGTCGAAAAGCCCTCTGATGAGGAGGCGGCGCAGGAGCTTGTGCAATTGGTCCGCGCGTGCCTGGCCAATGACCTTGATACCCCGAGCGCCATCGCCGCGATCGACGCGTGGGCGGATGATATCTCCGGCGCTGGTTCCGGCGGCGAAATCGTCGGCGCGGCCCTCGATGCTTTGTTCGGTTTGAATATGCGCGGGGAAGAATGA
- a CDS encoding HNH endonuclease signature motif containing protein gives MAYYTIEDPTCEASKMQRAANRLQLQAYLKQYAKMGNTECLNKHAGRVGVEMGISQHRAEQWLLFMHYLHTWLPDFKEHVISKAHLEYQHFQKLTAVLRTIEPLLPEHESIYTVMAKVDAFLVKITTARFEHQALPRPEHLRRQLSDYLIRLNITGSDERDETCTTSAEAFPTHTPGLSGFTWIGPSDQILRLDQSICNLVNRERISRSEAMHRICNENAQTSITLVGFAKTSHDPTPTHIVGAGELAKDQQANLTKLHKHYHSITKTAQQLRDSYVPTAAQCAVVRLRDGTCRYPGCDRDALKCQMDHVINHGAGGWTSAGNLQSLCTEHHNTKTDRRIRTTMNEYGVSTWYFPDGRIAISMPTGILAGIRGNPKAVSTRWGKHTQADDNIKPPINNGIGRWGYTVNHKLKRLTKHLKRKPSFEGAEDIPF, from the coding sequence TTGGCCTACTACACTATTGAGGATCCAACGTGCGAAGCCTCCAAAATGCAGCGCGCCGCCAATAGGTTGCAATTGCAGGCGTACCTGAAACAATACGCAAAAATGGGGAACACGGAATGCCTAAACAAGCATGCCGGGCGCGTCGGCGTGGAAATGGGTATTTCACAGCACCGCGCTGAACAATGGCTGCTGTTTATGCACTACCTGCACACGTGGCTCCCAGATTTCAAGGAGCACGTGATCAGCAAGGCGCACCTGGAGTATCAGCATTTCCAAAAACTCACCGCCGTGCTGCGGACGATCGAGCCGCTCCTCCCGGAACACGAAAGCATCTATACGGTGATGGCCAAGGTTGACGCCTTCCTGGTAAAAATCACCACCGCAAGGTTTGAGCACCAGGCGCTGCCGCGCCCCGAGCATTTACGGCGCCAGCTTTCGGATTACCTTATTCGCCTCAATATCACCGGCAGCGACGAGCGGGACGAAACCTGCACCACCAGCGCCGAAGCGTTCCCCACCCACACCCCGGGGCTCAGCGGTTTTACCTGGATCGGCCCGAGCGATCAGATCCTGCGGCTCGACCAAAGCATCTGCAACCTAGTGAACCGAGAACGCATTTCCCGCTCCGAGGCGATGCACCGCATCTGCAACGAAAACGCCCAAACCTCCATCACGCTGGTGGGTTTTGCCAAAACCTCGCACGACCCCACCCCCACGCACATCGTTGGCGCAGGCGAACTCGCCAAAGACCAGCAAGCCAACCTCACAAAACTCCATAAACATTATCATTCGATAACCAAAACTGCGCAGCAACTCCGAGACAGCTACGTGCCCACCGCAGCGCAATGCGCCGTAGTGCGGCTACGCGATGGAACCTGCCGCTACCCCGGGTGCGACCGCGACGCACTGAAATGCCAAATGGATCACGTGATCAACCACGGCGCCGGCGGCTGGACCTCCGCCGGAAACCTGCAAAGCCTGTGCACGGAACACCACAATACGAAAACCGACCGGCGAATCCGCACCACCATGAACGAATACGGGGTATCCACCTGGTACTTCCCCGACGGTCGGATCGCAATATCCATGCCAACCGGGATCCTCGCCGGCATCCGAGGCAACCCAAAAGCCGTTTCCACCCGCTGGGGCAAACACACCCAAGCAGATGACAACATAAAACCACCAATAAACAACGGAATCGGAAGGTGGGGCTACACGGTTAACCACAAATTAAAACGACTCACCAAACACCTCAAACGAAAACCCTCGTTCGAAGGTGCCGAAGACATACCCTTCTAA
- a CDS encoding aldo/keto reductase, which yields MREQTVGASGLRVSRLGLGTSTWTTVDGAQSVLRRFLNAGGTLVDVNPDNEAIVGPVLSIADRSRLVISAGAGVNPALPLGRRVDCSRRSLMAHLDQTLNNLGTDYIDLWSVGYWDTRTPAAEVADTLDWAVRTGRVRYAGVRSYTAWQLAVAAAEAEIPLVAAQTEYSLLMRRAEEELIPAAQHLGVGVFAGAPLAQGVLTGKYRTNIPKDSRGASADRNAEVQGYLDARASIIVEALVTAAAGLKATPAAVAVAWAREKVTAVIVGARTPEQWDEIYTSEDLTVPRAIRAALDDISL from the coding sequence GTGAGAGAACAAACCGTGGGTGCAAGTGGTCTCCGTGTTTCCCGTCTCGGATTAGGTACTTCGACGTGGACAACGGTTGATGGGGCACAATCTGTGCTTCGTCGATTCCTCAATGCGGGGGGAACTTTAGTTGATGTCAATCCAGATAATGAGGCAATTGTAGGCCCTGTGCTGTCCATCGCCGACCGCTCCAGATTGGTGATTTCGGCCGGCGCCGGCGTAAACCCAGCATTGCCCTTAGGGCGGCGTGTTGATTGTTCCCGCCGTAGCCTCATGGCACACCTAGACCAGACCTTGAACAACCTTGGCACCGATTACATTGACCTGTGGAGCGTCGGCTATTGGGATACCCGCACCCCCGCCGCGGAGGTCGCGGACACGCTGGATTGGGCCGTCCGTACGGGCCGTGTGCGTTACGCCGGCGTGCGGAGTTACACGGCCTGGCAGCTGGCGGTCGCCGCGGCGGAGGCGGAGATTCCGCTCGTCGCGGCCCAGACGGAGTACAGCCTGCTCATGCGCCGCGCCGAGGAGGAACTGATCCCGGCGGCCCAGCATTTAGGCGTAGGTGTGTTCGCAGGCGCGCCGCTCGCCCAGGGCGTGCTTACCGGCAAGTACCGCACAAACATTCCAAAGGATTCGAGAGGGGCGTCGGCGGACCGCAACGCCGAGGTGCAGGGATACCTGGATGCCAGGGCGTCGATAATCGTGGAAGCGTTGGTGACGGCGGCGGCGGGGCTAAAGGCGACCCCGGCGGCTGTGGCGGTGGCCTGGGCGCGGGAAAAGGTGACGGCCGTGATCGTCGGCGCGCGCACCCCCGAACAGTGGGACGAAATCTATACCAGCGAGGATTTAACTGTGCCGCGTGCAATCCGTGCGGCTTTAGACGATATCTCCTTGTAG
- a CDS encoding undecaprenyl-diphosphate phosphatase yields the protein MSWIQIIVLSIVQGLTEFLPISSSGHLRIISQLIWGQDAGASFTAVIQLGTELAVLVFFAKDIFYIVVGWCKGLFNKEERGFEYRMGWMVIVGTLPVVILGALGKDLIRDGLRNLWITATVLVLFSFVFLLAEKYGSKKRNYEDLTMRDAIIMGFAQCLALIPGVSRSGGTISAGLFVGLNREVAARFSFLLAIPAVFGAGIFSLKDAFEPQVGQAASGSQLLVGSAIAFVVGYASIAWLLKFVASNSFAWFAAYRIPVGLAVMGLLATGMISAS from the coding sequence ATGAGTTGGATTCAAATCATCGTCTTATCCATTGTTCAGGGGCTTACAGAGTTTCTGCCCATCAGCTCCTCCGGGCACCTCCGCATTATTTCCCAGCTAATCTGGGGGCAAGACGCTGGCGCTTCGTTTACCGCCGTGATCCAATTGGGCACCGAGCTCGCCGTGCTGGTGTTTTTTGCCAAAGACATTTTCTATATTGTGGTCGGTTGGTGCAAAGGGCTCTTTAATAAAGAAGAACGCGGATTCGAATACCGCATGGGGTGGATGGTCATTGTGGGCACCCTGCCCGTGGTGATCCTCGGCGCCTTGGGCAAGGACCTTATCCGGGATGGGCTGCGCAACCTATGGATTACCGCCACCGTGTTGGTGCTGTTTTCCTTTGTGTTCCTGCTGGCGGAAAAATACGGCTCCAAGAAGCGCAATTATGAGGATCTGACCATGCGCGACGCCATCATTATGGGCTTCGCCCAATGCTTGGCGTTGATCCCCGGCGTGTCTCGTTCCGGCGGCACGATTTCGGCCGGCCTGTTTGTGGGCCTGAACCGCGAGGTGGCCGCTCGGTTCAGCTTCCTATTGGCCATTCCGGCGGTGTTTGGGGCGGGCATTTTCTCGCTCAAGGACGCCTTCGAACCGCAGGTTGGGCAGGCGGCGTCGGGCTCCCAATTGCTGGTGGGCAGCGCCATCGCCTTCGTGGTTGGCTACGCCTCTATCGCCTGGTTGCTCAAGTTCGTGGCCAGCAATTCTTTCGCCTGGTTCGCGGCGTATCGTATTCCGGTCGGTTTGGCCGTGATGGGTCTCTTAGCTACTGGCATGATCAGCGCAAGCTAA
- the metH gene encoding methionine synthase: MNLLEALDRRVLIGDGAMGTQLQSFDLDVEKDFLGLEGCNEILNHTRPDILKTIHRAYFEAGADLVETNTFGCNLPNLADYDIADRCRELAYKGVALAREVADEMGPGADGIPRFVVGSMGPGTKLPSLGHAPYEDLKAYYKEAALGMVEGGADAILVETAQDLLQVKAAVLGCHEAFDALHTTLPILCHVTVETTGTMLLGSEIGAALTALERLGISMIGLNCATGPAEMSEHLRYLSQHANIPVSVMPNAGLPILGKNGAEYPLTAPELAVALRDFVTEYGLSMVGGCCGTTPDHIRAVASALRGVTPAQRKVSEDDNVSSLYTTMPLTQDTGITMIGERTNANGSKAFREAMLAGEWETCVDIAKQQTRDGAHMLDLCVDYVGRDGRADMAKLAGLLATSSTLPIMIDSTEPAVIQTGLEHLGGRCAVNSVNFEDGDGPDSRYQRIMRLVKDHGAAVVALTIDEEGQARTCEKKLEIASRLIDDITGSWGLEQQDIIVDCLTFPISTGQEETRRDGIETINAIRALKEKYPRVHTTLGLSNISFGLNPAARQVLNSVFLHECIEAGLDTAIAHSSKILPMNRIDERQREVALDMVYDRRAEGYDPLQVFMELFEGVSEADAKDARAEALAAMPLFERLSQRIIDGDKNGIEIDLDAGMEEKTPIEIINQDLLGGMKTVGELFGSGQMQLPFVLQSAETMKTAVAYLESFMEASDDSGGKGTIVLATVKGDVHDIGKNLVDIILSNNGYNVVNLGIKQPVATIISAARDHGADVVGMSGLLVKSTVVMKENLEEMNSAGAADIPVLLGGAALTRTYVENDLTEVYQGDVHYARDAFEGLRLMDEIMAIKRGDLAAVDPEAQQKREARRARHERSKRIADQRKAAAAPVEVPERSDVATDVPVAAPPFWGTRIIKGLPLAEYLPTLDERALFMGQWGLKAARGGDGPDYDELVESEGRPRLRAWIDRLKSEGILDHAAVVYGYFPAVSEGDDVLILSEPEPNAPVRARFSFPRQQRGRFLCIADFIRSRVDAAATGTVDVLPFQLVTMGQPIADFANELFAAHEYRDYLEVHGIGVQLTEALAEYWHARVRSELSFADGGSAGDEDAADKRGFFNLEYRGARYSFGYGSCPDLESRRTMVELLQPERIGVHLSEELQLHPEQSTDAFVLYHPEAKYFNV, translated from the coding sequence ATGAACCTCCTTGAAGCTCTCGATCGGCGCGTACTGATAGGCGATGGCGCCATGGGTACCCAATTGCAGTCCTTTGACCTCGACGTGGAAAAGGACTTTTTAGGGCTTGAAGGCTGTAATGAAATCCTCAACCACACGCGGCCGGACATCCTGAAAACCATCCACCGCGCGTACTTCGAAGCCGGGGCGGACTTGGTGGAAACCAATACCTTTGGCTGCAACCTGCCAAACTTGGCGGATTACGATATCGCCGATCGCTGCCGCGAGCTCGCGTATAAGGGCGTGGCGTTGGCGCGGGAGGTCGCCGATGAAATGGGCCCCGGCGCGGACGGCATCCCGCGTTTTGTGGTGGGTTCGATGGGCCCGGGCACGAAATTGCCGTCGCTGGGGCACGCGCCGTACGAGGACCTCAAGGCGTATTACAAGGAGGCCGCGCTCGGCATGGTGGAAGGCGGCGCCGATGCCATCCTCGTGGAAACCGCGCAGGACTTGTTGCAGGTCAAGGCAGCGGTGTTAGGCTGCCACGAGGCTTTCGACGCCCTGCACACCACCTTGCCGATTCTGTGCCACGTCACCGTAGAAACCACCGGCACCATGCTGCTCGGTTCCGAGATCGGGGCGGCGCTGACGGCTTTGGAGCGGCTCGGCATCAGCATGATTGGCCTGAACTGCGCCACGGGGCCCGCGGAAATGAGCGAGCATCTGCGCTACCTTTCGCAGCACGCAAATATTCCGGTATCGGTGATGCCGAACGCCGGCCTGCCTATCCTGGGTAAAAACGGGGCGGAGTATCCGCTGACGGCACCGGAGCTGGCGGTGGCGTTGCGGGATTTTGTTACCGAATACGGCCTTTCGATGGTCGGCGGATGTTGCGGTACCACGCCGGACCATATTCGCGCGGTGGCTTCGGCGCTGCGTGGCGTCACCCCTGCGCAGCGCAAGGTGAGCGAGGACGATAACGTGTCTTCGTTGTACACGACCATGCCGTTGACGCAGGATACCGGCATTACCATGATCGGCGAGCGCACCAATGCGAATGGTTCCAAGGCGTTCCGCGAGGCGATGCTTGCGGGGGAGTGGGAAACCTGCGTTGACATTGCCAAACAGCAGACTCGCGACGGCGCGCATATGCTCGACCTCTGCGTGGATTACGTGGGTCGCGACGGCCGCGCGGACATGGCGAAGCTGGCAGGATTGCTGGCCACCAGCTCCACGCTGCCCATCATGATTGACTCCACCGAACCGGCGGTAATCCAAACCGGTCTAGAACACCTGGGCGGTAGGTGCGCGGTAAACTCCGTGAACTTCGAGGACGGCGACGGGCCCGATTCCCGCTACCAGCGCATCATGCGCCTGGTGAAAGACCACGGCGCGGCGGTGGTGGCGCTGACCATCGACGAGGAGGGCCAGGCCCGCACCTGCGAGAAGAAATTGGAGATCGCCTCGCGGTTGATCGACGATATTACGGGTTCGTGGGGTTTGGAGCAGCAGGATATTATTGTGGACTGCCTGACCTTCCCCATTTCCACCGGCCAGGAGGAAACCCGGCGCGATGGAATCGAAACTATTAACGCCATCCGTGCGCTCAAGGAAAAGTACCCGCGGGTGCACACCACGCTCGGTCTTTCGAACATTTCTTTTGGCTTGAACCCGGCGGCGCGGCAGGTGCTGAACTCCGTGTTCCTGCACGAGTGCATCGAGGCCGGCCTGGATACCGCGATCGCGCATTCCTCCAAGATTCTGCCCATGAACCGAATCGATGAACGGCAGCGCGAAGTTGCCCTGGACATGGTCTACGACCGCCGCGCCGAGGGCTACGACCCGCTGCAGGTCTTTATGGAATTGTTTGAGGGCGTATCTGAGGCCGACGCCAAAGACGCGCGCGCCGAAGCCCTCGCCGCCATGCCGCTTTTCGAACGTTTGTCACAGAGGATCATTGACGGCGATAAGAACGGCATTGAGATCGATCTGGACGCCGGTATGGAGGAAAAAACCCCGATCGAGATCATTAACCAGGACCTGCTCGGCGGCATGAAAACCGTGGGTGAGCTGTTTGGTTCCGGCCAGATGCAATTGCCTTTCGTGCTGCAATCCGCGGAAACGATGAAGACCGCCGTGGCGTACCTCGAAAGTTTTATGGAGGCCTCCGACGACTCCGGTGGCAAGGGAACAATTGTTCTGGCGACGGTAAAGGGCGACGTTCACGATATCGGCAAAAACCTGGTGGATATCATCCTTTCCAACAACGGCTATAACGTGGTCAACCTTGGCATTAAACAGCCCGTGGCCACCATTATTTCCGCAGCTCGCGATCATGGTGCGGACGTCGTGGGCATGTCCGGTTTGCTGGTGAAATCCACGGTGGTTATGAAGGAAAACTTGGAGGAAATGAATAGCGCTGGCGCGGCGGATATCCCGGTGCTGTTGGGCGGCGCGGCGTTGACCCGCACGTACGTCGAAAATGACCTTACGGAGGTGTATCAGGGCGACGTTCACTATGCGCGCGACGCGTTCGAGGGCCTGCGCCTGATGGACGAGATCATGGCGATCAAGCGCGGCGATTTGGCGGCGGTGGATCCGGAGGCGCAGCAGAAACGTGAGGCTCGCCGAGCCCGCCACGAGCGTTCGAAAAGAATTGCGGATCAGCGGAAGGCTGCGGCGGCCCCCGTGGAGGTTCCGGAGCGCAGCGACGTTGCAACAGATGTTCCAGTGGCAGCGCCGCCGTTTTGGGGGACGCGCATTATTAAGGGCTTGCCGCTCGCCGAATATTTGCCCACGCTCGACGAACGCGCCTTGTTTATGGGGCAGTGGGGGCTGAAGGCGGCGCGCGGCGGCGACGGCCCCGACTACGATGAGCTTGTGGAATCGGAGGGTCGGCCGCGGTTGCGCGCGTGGATCGACCGCCTGAAGTCCGAGGGCATTCTCGACCATGCGGCCGTGGTGTACGGCTATTTCCCCGCCGTTTCGGAAGGCGACGACGTGCTGATCCTGAGCGAACCGGAACCGAATGCACCCGTTCGCGCCCGTTTTTCGTTCCCTCGTCAGCAGCGCGGACGTTTCCTGTGCATCGCCGATTTTATCCGTTCGCGTGTCGACGCCGCGGCCACCGGCACCGTGGACGTGTTGCCGTTCCAGCTGGTCACCATGGGCCAACCCATTGCGGACTTTGCTAATGAGCTGTTTGCCGCCCACGAATACCGTGATTATCTGGAGGTGCACGGTATCGGTGTGCAGTTGACGGAGGCGTTGGCGGAGTATTGGCACGCCCGCGTGCGATCCGAACTCTCGTTCGCCGATGGTGGTTCCGCTGGCGATGAGGACGCGGCCGATAAGCGGGGCTTTTTCAACCTCGAGTATCGGGGTGCGCGTTATTCGTTCGGCTATGGTTCCTGCCCCGATTTGGAGTCACGCCGCACGATGGTGGAGCTTTTGCAGCCCGAACGTATTGGCGTGCATTTGTCGGAGGAGTTGCAGCTGCATCCGGAGCAGTCCACGGACGCGTTTGTGCTTTACCATCCTGAAGCGAAGTACTTCAATGTGTGA